The stretch of DNA TGCGACCCTCGCTCCCGCCGCCGGCACCGCGCGCGGCGCCTACGTGCTGATCGACGCGGATCAGGGTATGCCGCCGGAGCTCATCCTGATCGCGACCGGCTCGGAGGTATCGCTCGCGCTCGCCGCGCAGAAGCAACTCAGCGGCGAGGGAATTCGGAGCCGGGTGGTGTCGATGCCGTCGTGGGAGTTGTTCGAGGCGCAGCCGGTCGAGTACCGCCACGACGTGCTTCCGCCGGCGGTGCGGGCCAGGGTGAGCGTCGAGGCGGGCTCCCCCTTCGGGTGGGAGCGTTACGTCGGGCCCACGGGCGCGATCATCGGTGTGGACCGCTTCGGCGCGTCGGCGCCGGGGCCGGTGGTGATGGCGCACCACGGATTCACCGTCGAGCATCTGGTCGCGACGGCGAGAGCGGTGCTCGCCGACAATCGCCCGCCGGGGCATGGCTCCAGCGTGTAGGCTCCTGCGCGGCTCGGTTGGGCGCGGTAGTGGATCCCAACACGCACTCGGGCGTTCGGGAGTATGGACGTGAGGCCACCGCCTCGCCTCCCCGTCCAAGCTCGATGGGGATTTCGCGGCACCCGTGCGCCATGCTCCGCCATCGGACTGGCATTCTTGATCCCGGCGAGGCTGACGGAGGGAGCAGCACTGACTCGCGATCTCGCCAGCGGAACTCTACGCAAAGTCTACGCAACAGCATGGAAACGGTGGACACCGGTGGAGCGGTGGACAAGAATAAGGGCGCCGTTTCGGAAAAAGCTTGAAACGGCGCCCTCGAAATTTCCCCTCATAATCCGCTGGTCCCTGGTTCGAGTCCTGCTGGGGGCATTCCTAAGTGGTTGATACCGAACAGATTAGTATTTCGCCGAAAAGGGCGTCGGGACGAACTCTACGCAAAGTCTATGCATCCCCCTCCAAACCAAGGCTACCGACGCGTCCCGGCGGCTTGGCCGACTTGGCGGAAATGCCTAAAGGGGAAAGACTCTCGGCCAGCACCTTTCGGTCGGCGATGTCAGAGCAGCGGATTCAAACCGCGCTGGTCGAAGGTCCGTGTTTGGTCTCGCAAGTTGCTGTCCCGTCGCGATTTGGCGACACGAAAAGCAGCTCGTTCAGCCAAGACCAGCGGACTTTCGGTGCGCTGCTCTCGGTGCCGATTTCCCGCTGATGCGCTGATCTCCTGGTACCATCGGCATGTGAGGCGACGAAGCAGGCGCTCGCGAGCGGGGCGCGGGTGATCTACGAGGCGTCGTTCTTCGCCGACGAGGCGTTCGTCGCCGTGGACGTTCTGGCGAAGAACGATGACGGCTGGCGGCTGATCGAGGTCAAGTCGACCACGAAGGTGAAACCCGAGCACATCCCCGATGTCGCCGTGCAAGTTCACGTGTTGCGCAAGGCGGGCCTTCCGGTGACGACGGCGGAGCTGATGCACCTCGACCGCGGCTGCGTCTCCCCCGATCTGAGCAACCTGTTCACGCGCGCCGACGTGACGGCTGCGGCGGAAGCGTTTCTACCGGATGTTCCGGGGGAGCTGGGCAGGCAACTCGAGATGCTGCGCGGGGCGCTGCCCGAGGTGCCGATCGGGCCGCACTGCAACTCGCCGTACGAGTGCCCGTTCGAGAACCGCTGCTGGCCCGCGTTACCCGAACACCACGTCAGCACCCTCTACTACGTCGGCAACCAGTGGTGGGACTTGGCTGCCGATGGCTATGAGACGGTGGACGAGCTGCCTGCGGACCTGTCGCCGCACCCCGCGGCTCGGCGTCAGCAACGCGCCGTGCGGGAGGGTCGGACGATCGTCGAGCCCGGTCTCGACAGGGCGCTGCGTTCTCTCCGGGGACGGCTCGCGATCATCGACTTCGAGACGGTAGCCCCGGCGATCCCCGTCTGGAACGGCTGTCGCCCCTACGATGCGGTTCCCGCCCAGTTCAGCTGTCACGTGCAGGACGGTCGGGGCGGCTGGACGCACCAGGAGTGGTTGGCGGATGGCCCCGGCGATCCGAGGCCGGAGCTCGTGCGCCGGTTGGCGCATGCCTGTGAAGGGGCAGACACGGTGCTCGCGTACTACTCGGACTTCGAGTCACGTTGTCTGCACCTCATGGCCGACGCCCTGCCCGAGTTGCGGGAGCCGGTCGACAGCATCGTGGCGCGCCTCGCGGATCCGCTGCCGATCGTCCGGGACTACGTTTACCACCCGGGGTTCGGCGGCAGCTTCAGCCTGAAGGCGGTGGTCCCGGCGCTCGTTCCCGAACTTAGCTACCACGGCATGGAGGTCGCCGACGGCATGGCGGCGAGCCGTGAGCTGGAGCGGCTGCTGCTCGACCGCGACTCCATTCCCGATGCCGAGCGCGAACGCCTGCGGGAAGCCCTTCGCCGGTACTGCGAGTTGGATACCTGGGGCGTCGTGCGACTGCTGGAGCGTCTTCACGAGATGGCGGGGTCGGCTTGAGCGAGTCGACGTGAGGGGCGCTGAAGCATCGCCTTCCTCGATGTCGGACCCGCTGAGATCGCGAGAACTGCACCACAACTTTCTTTCAGCTCCTGGCGTCGCGGAATGCCGCCCTTGCCTTCGAAGCGAACAAGCACCATAATCGCATCATCAAGTGAAGCGATTAGAGGGCGCGATGCCTCAGTGGATTTGGCAACGCCGGCGCTGGCCCCGGTTTTCCTGGGATGAAGCGGCGATCTCGGCGCCGCTGGCCCGGGCGAGACTCGCCCAGGGCCGGGTGCTGGGCGCGGTAGGGA from Terriglobia bacterium encodes:
- a CDS encoding DUF2779 domain-containing protein, yielding MIYEASFFADEAFVAVDVLAKNDDGWRLIEVKSTTKVKPEHIPDVAVQVHVLRKAGLPVTTAELMHLDRGCVSPDLSNLFTRADVTAAAEAFLPDVPGELGRQLEMLRGALPEVPIGPHCNSPYECPFENRCWPALPEHHVSTLYYVGNQWWDLAADGYETVDELPADLSPHPAARRQQRAVREGRTIVEPGLDRALRSLRGRLAIIDFETVAPAIPVWNGCRPYDAVPAQFSCHVQDGRGGWTHQEWLADGPGDPRPELVRRLAHACEGADTVLAYYSDFESRCLHLMADALPELREPVDSIVARLADPLPIVRDYVYHPGFGGSFSLKAVVPALVPELSYHGMEVADGMAASRELERLLLDRDSIPDAERERLREALRRYCELDTWGVVRLLERLHEMAGSA